One genomic window of Paenibacillus xylanilyticus includes the following:
- a CDS encoding aliphatic sulfonate ABC transporter substrate-binding protein, whose product MSNRYGLITVLIVLILIVAGCSNASNNAGNGEKDASPGQTAGTSTKEGNLDSKASYEDVKVKIGVQGKGGLFGKAQEQKWFEEAFGEVGAKVEWVEFQSGPPMVEAMASNHLDFAGMGNMPPISAQAAGIDFKIISQVLDGKNNVAIIVPTDSLIQTIADLKGKKVAVTKGSNAYNFLYQVLVKAGLAKSDIQEIQLQPDETQPSFESGKVDAWAVWDPYITLNTLSGKGRVLADGETEGVLSPSFQLVRSDFANEYPELVTLYLKIFEQARQWEATNQEEAFQRYADERNIPIELVQGMQSRAAMINIPVSDDIIASQQNTADFQFELGTIRKRINVADVFDNQYIEEALK is encoded by the coding sequence ATGAGTAATAGATATGGCTTGATTACAGTATTAATAGTCCTGATTCTGATTGTTGCGGGATGCAGCAATGCTAGCAACAATGCTGGCAATGGAGAGAAGGATGCGAGCCCTGGACAAACTGCAGGCACGTCAACGAAAGAAGGCAATTTGGATTCAAAGGCATCTTATGAGGATGTCAAGGTGAAAATTGGGGTGCAAGGCAAGGGCGGTTTGTTTGGCAAAGCACAAGAACAGAAGTGGTTCGAAGAAGCATTTGGAGAAGTGGGGGCAAAAGTGGAGTGGGTGGAGTTTCAGAGCGGTCCTCCGATGGTAGAAGCTATGGCATCCAATCACTTGGACTTTGCTGGCATGGGCAATATGCCGCCAATATCGGCACAGGCAGCCGGCATTGACTTCAAAATCATCTCACAGGTTCTTGATGGCAAGAACAATGTCGCAATCATTGTGCCGACCGATAGTCTCATCCAAACCATTGCCGATTTGAAGGGTAAGAAGGTCGCTGTTACCAAGGGCAGCAACGCCTACAACTTCCTGTATCAAGTACTCGTGAAGGCCGGCTTGGCAAAATCCGATATTCAAGAAATTCAATTACAACCTGATGAAACGCAGCCTTCATTCGAAAGCGGAAAAGTGGATGCCTGGGCCGTCTGGGATCCCTATATTACCCTGAATACACTTAGCGGCAAAGGGCGGGTACTTGCTGATGGGGAGACCGAGGGTGTACTGTCACCGTCGTTTCAATTGGTTCGCTCAGATTTTGCAAATGAGTATCCGGAACTTGTTACCCTATATTTAAAGATATTTGAGCAGGCGCGCCAGTGGGAAGCAACGAACCAGGAGGAAGCCTTCCAGCGCTATGCCGATGAACGGAACATTCCGATTGAATTGGTACAAGGTATGCAATCGCGTGCAGCAATGATTAACATTCCGGTCAGTGACGATATCATAGCGAGTCAGCAGAATACGGCGGATTTCCAATTCGAACTAGGTACTATCCGCAAGCGAATTAACGTCGCTGACGTGTTTGACAACCAGTACATTGAGGAAGCACTTAAATAA